The stretch of DNA accttcagtcgtCACTTCCGGTTGTGACGTCCCCCCGGATATGACGATAGGATGGATCGTGTGTATTGGTgcgagatcccgcgagacccgtgacctcctccGGCCTCGCGGGATCTCGCGCTGAATCGACTTAACAGGGGCAGGCTGCAGCAGCACATCCACTATGAAGATCCGGCCGGCGGCGGCAACTAGGAACACCCAAACAGCAGGAGGAGTCAGATCATTAATGCAGAGGAGGCGCAGCAGTCAGATGATGTCAGACATGGATCACAGGTAGGGGCGTGACGCGGGCGGCGGCTAGTAGGAAATTAGATGGATGGATCTCACAAGTAGGGGGCGTGGCACGGCGGCGGCTAATAGTACTCGGAATTCGGACTCCAGAGCgccggcgcccccaggcagagtgcgctctacgcggtggcctactctgcttatgggtggcgccggccctggcccggcggcccataattcgatcggcccaccgggattctcccggtactcccgatggccagtccatcgctgtatatatatatatatatacacagtatatataaatataatccaaaaagcaggcagcactccaaggtaaaGGTGAAAAATATTCaagactttattcacccatgtgacaaggcaacgtttcagctcagtgTGAGCCTTTCTCTATTGAGAAAGTGTAAGGATTTCAGCACTGTCACTTAGTAgtcaatgtgtattttttttaagatCTTGCATGTCAAACTGTGCGGTACATGGCCAGCAAGGATTCAACTGCAGCAAGGGGTCCAGTGATAAGTATAAAATTATTCATTAGCATgtacaggaagtagtataaaaacAACTTCAGATTAACTTGACATTTTTGTCACTACACTATGCTGTCCTTGGACATCATCATAAAAGCCCTGACAGGATCAATTTATATAATGGTTTATGCATATAAAATGTTTTTAATGTACGTATAGTTTTGTTTTATTATTCTTGTTAGTAGACACTTAGGCATGATTTggggaaagtaaaaaaaactgaatatattaAAGATAGCAATGTTGATTTTATTAATAGTAATTACAACAGTGCTTCAGATTTTGCTTGAAGGCTTCAATAGAGATCCAGAACCCTCCTGAAGGAGCCCACTCTGGGACTACTTGCACCCCATTCAGAATATCTTCTGTACTCGCCGGACCTCAGGTAGTATTGACGTCCCCTATAGTTGGGCTCTTCATAGAAGATCCAGTGGCCTTCAGGGATGCTGCAGGAGTAAATATCATTATAATGGAACTTCTCTTGGACATGTGGACAGTCTTCTGTTAATTCCATCATATGACCTCCAAAATCTTCCTTCTCGTAAACTCTAATTCTGAAGGTGCCACGGTGCTAGAAGAAAGAATAACTTATGCATAATATTGGTCATTATCATTGATATATttaaagtttatattttttgataCAATAGAGTGCTTAAAAtagttttatttagttttattttaaagATATTCATCCACCTATGACAATATATTGAAGTCTTCTTTTTTAATTTTGAGTTATGTTTATATGTGGTAGTCACCACTCATTAAATGTATTAGTGCTATTTCAGACCACATTTTTGTTTCagcaaaggctcatgcacacaaatgaattttctttcagtgtctgttccttttttttttgcggactgtatgcgaaaccattcatttcaatgggtccacaaacggaagttactccgtgtacatcctgtttccgtatgtcagttccgcaaaagaatagaacatgtcctaatattgtctgcattacggacaaggatagtattgttctgttaggggcctgctgttccgttctgcaaaatacggaatgcaaacggacatcatccatattttttgtagaTCCGTTTTTGTAGACCGCAaactacatacggtcatgtgcatgagccctaaggctacattcacacaaacgtattttgtttctgtgtcttttttttggcggataggatgcgaacccattcatttcaatgggtctgcaaaaaatgcggacagcaaaccGGATGTTATCCGCATCCatgtgtccgttccgtagccccgcaaaaaaattgaacatgtcctattcttgtccattttggagAAAAAgaaaggcattgttacaatggatccgcaagaaaaacggatgccatacggaagtcatccttttttttgtggatctgcaatttgcggaccgcacattacatgctcgtgtgaatgtagccttaaactgATCAAGTTTTTACTTGAAAAACTGACTGATACATAGACAGGACTTTTCCATCCAGCAAAAAAATTATGCAGTGCTTTCAGTTGCAATCAGGCAAAAAATCAATTGAATGTAAGAGGAGGATCAGTTAAACTTATTACATACAAATGCATCAAAGGTCACTTGCATTGTTTCTAGGAAAAATTGGTAAaactggattattattttttttatatgcaaactTTGCATCAGTTTTTGCAGTGGATTTATTTTGTCTAAAAACTGATTCTGTGCCTAAAACAAAAACATTATTGAAAGAGGTCTTACAATTATTAAATAAATGAACACATtactatttttttatacatttgatATAACAATAAACGACCCTACCTGTGGAGTCAGTCGACAGGACCTCACAGAGTCATTGAAACCCAACCACTGTTGGTAATCTGGGTATTCCCCTTTCTTTAGAAAGTACTGGTGTCCCTTGTAGTTGGGATGTTCGTAGATCATCCAGTTTCCATTCTCCACACGGATAGAATTACAGCGGCTAAAGAAGGAGTGTAGGTCAGCAGAGTCGCAGTTACACTCATAAGAGCGACCCTGGAAGTTTTTGTCTTCATAAAAGATGATCTGTAAAAATGGGATTATATTTTAATTGCAGTTATTTGTACAGAGTATATACAAATTCAATTTTTACATCCAAAACTGGTTTGAGGCCTTGAGAGAGAGGGAAGTCAGTCAGGTTGGCTTGGCTTAATCCATTATTTTAATGAGTCACGAGAAGCTTTGAAGGCCTTCATTATCGGCAGACTCTGCAATGAGGGTATGGGGAGATCACCTAAAAATCCTGAAAAGGATATGAGGGACACACAAGTATTATATCCTTCTATTCCATGCTGAAACTAAACCATGTAGATGTACCCCAAGGTCGTCACAAAGTTACAGTACAATGTTTAATGTGTTAACTTTGTGAAACAATACATTTAGATCTAAATATGATCTTCAATACAATATTATGCTGCTGCATCACTTCATAACATTGCAAGATTGCAATTTAGTTGTCTATACaaagtagatttttttttgtggtagaAACTGTCGTGTATTTTTATAGTTTTCTtgcattttttgtattgtttagttttgtttgttttttcatatAATATGGTGTTTTTCCGAAGTTTTTAAATTACTCATCTCTGAGTTGAATATTCATGAAAAAACACAACACTACAAAAAGCCATGCAAAAGAATGCTTTGTCTTTGGCAAATTTTATAATTCACTATAGACTTTAAAGTAAAATCAGCTAGAAAAACTACTCAAAACTGCAAGAAAGGTAAAAGCAAAAAAGGTGTCCATTACACATTCAGAGGCCTTTTTAACTTTAAAAAGTTTTTCTGACATTTTAATGGTGTTTTTTAGATTGTAAATTTGCAATGCTTaaattccgttttttttcttcaaagTCTATAGCGAAGTCTGTGGGAAAAATACCAGAAAAACGACGTACATAGAGCATTATTAAAAGCATTCAAACATAAAATTCAAGAACGGGAAAAAAAGCTTTGTATGTACTGCTTTTGTAATGCACTATAAACTTTGGGATGGGAGTTTATCAAGACTACTGTTTCTAATACCAATCTTGATCTAGTCTGCAGTGATGTAAGATGTGCCAAAATTGTAAAGAGGAGCACCCAGAATCGTAAAAGAAAATCTctgtgaaaaaaccttctaaatGGGTTTTCAATTCATATAAATAAAATTTATTCTTTCCATAATGATAAATTGTACTATTTTACAACAGGTACGTTCTAATTTGCATGAAAAGGCTACATGCCTGAGGTAGAGTATAACACAATTTCCTATTTGCAAACTTACTCTGGTAAGTGATAAATTTGTTAATTAAATATTTATTCATAAGGAACAATAAGGAAAAAAtctagtttacattttttttttaaaacctttgaTTATTTAGTTAACCCCAAAAATGATAGtgttaaaaaatattttcttacCTTCCCCATTTTGGGTATATTTCACAAACTATTCACAGTGTAGCCATGGGATACTCCAAGCTTCTATTTAACTGTACAACCATAAAACCAGGATTTGCATAAATTAACCATTTTTTGTCTTCTAGATtagcatatacagtatagtttTAGCTTTTTGTGTTACTGTCTAGAGGCATCAAGCTGAATGTGCTTGTGACAGCATCCCCAGACAAGAACAGTTTAGTTGGACTACTAAATTCCCTTTAAACCTTTGTCTAGAAAATCTCTCAAACGAAAAAATGCAAGCACATTCATTACAAACTGGATTGTAGTCTTTTCTTTCATAACAAATGATCCGTATTAATTGCCCTGAGTTCTATTGAAGTATTTCTGTTGTACTAAACAGAAAATGCATGGACTGTAAAATGGCAAGGACATTCAGGTCACATAGGATGCTATTTATTACCAAAGCCTTAGCTAAAAAATGTTATGTAGATAAAAAGAGAAGGAGATCATCAATGTAGTTTGGTAACATATcatgttttttaaaatataagaCTGTCTTTCATGAATTTATAGCAATTTTGCCATTGGGTAACTccaattaaccctttctaccctggAGGGTTTTTTaactttgcgttttcgtttttcgctccccgccttcccagagccataacttttttattttttcattcacattttCATATGAGAGCAtatattttgtgggacaagttgtactttccaacactATCATTTAATTTTGCAAAGAATGTTgtgaaaagaggaaaaaaaaattccaaagggggggagaattgggaaaaaaatgcaattttgctacagttttacagtttttttttttacggcgttcattatgCGGTAAAACTAATTTGTGATCTtttttctccaggtcagtatactttttcttgcatcttgagactgaaaaaaaaaaattacaaaatttttaaaatgtgtttgttttttgctgtCATATTCTTACCCCCTAtatcttttttgtagttatgtatgGGAAGCTGTTTGAGGGattcttttttgcggggcgatgtgtatttttcattgataccattctgggacgTGTAcggatttttgatcactttttatttaattttgtgtGGGAGGAGAAGCgaacaaaaaattgaaaattggccattttgatttttttttttcattttgccttTTTCCGTATGGGATTAAAACTTTAATATTTTGATAATACGGGCATTTacacatgaagaaaaaaaaacacaatgtaacagcactctgcaaacacacaataatgccatagttatagaaaatattctggtgctaatgctacgcttattttgagATTTAatgttgagattcttggcaaatacattttgtacaaaattatttgggcctgtcTGCGGCGTCAATgcgatctctataagatgggaacctaacactaaatactacttaTGTGCCATACTGCCATTTACGTACGACGCAGCGAtatccatgatgtgtattttttattttattttttcattttgggcaaaggtgggtgatttaaacttttatatatatattttttttatttgtaaaaactttattattattttttttacactttattataGTTCCTATAGGGAACTATACTAATCAACCATTTGATTGTTATTATCATAGAGAGTCTATGGTGATTTTACagctttcctatggagccctattacaggcaagggctccataggaaatactatgcagcacagGGGAGCCAGAGCATAACTGGAAGCGCGCGCTTCCGCTTTTCAGcacactcagatgccgtggtcaggtgtgaccacggcatctgaggggttgaatggtatatagaaaaacaatttaaaaattttttagagATAATTGACGTTCACAAAATTTGTTTTGTGTTCAATTTTGTTGAATGTCAGATTTGATATGGTTCACATACATTCGGTCCACTGTGAGATCTGCTAGGATTGTATCCagcccctttcaagctctttaactcCAAGAAAGCATTAGTAATGACAAAGTGATAgcaacatatatagctatgggtaaacggatGGTAGCCTGTTTAACAATGCACAgcactttaatttaaaaaaattgtccaaAATGATTCTattttggtggcagatgccttcttaTCTGTCTCCTGATCTGCAAAATGGTGGACTTTTGGGATGAATCCCAAAAGTTCTGGAtttgcagagaaaaaaaatttgTGGAGATTAATAACAATCTGGAATTGATTTGATCATTTCTATTAAATTGATGTTTGACTTCTGGCCTTAAAGTTTAATTATCAAAATTTGTTTCACTTGTGATGCAAGTAAGATGCCTAAAGATAGACAAGAACAGTGATGGctgacctccggcactccagctgtggtaaaactacgactcccagcatgctccattcatttctatggagttctgagaacagccaagcaaacgTGCATCTtgcaagttgtagttttaccacagctggggtGTCGGAGGGTACCCATCACAGGACTAGCAGGTGCAAACTGTCTAACCAGTGGTGCTGCTAGAATGGCTCAGCTCAATTACAGTATGTAGCACTCATAACTGTATTATTTGAAGGGAAGTCTGATGCTACAAGGCACAAAgtcttgtaggactagctcagtTTAATGTAATGATAAatttcacttagtgatccgttGCTACATTTTGGAGAAAATGTACTTTTAATCTAAATGATCTTCAAATTTgcacagttaagtgcactgagggcaggcccaagtaaatatgtgcacacttaCTTCTTCTGCTTCCTCTGGCAGCCCTTCTTTCTtgatttgacagggccaggtttcAGACCAGAAGAGGGAAAGGATGCACACTGTGGCTGATAATAAGAATGACATATCtacaattattaggaacaccatactaatacggtgttggacccccttttgccttcagaactgccttaattctacgtggaattgatttaacaaggtgctgatagcattctttagaaatgttggcccatattgataggatagcatcttgcagttgatggagatttgagggatgcacatccagggcacgaaactcccgttccaccacatcccaaagatgctctattgggttgagatctggtgactgtgggggccattttagtacagtgaactcattgtcatgttcaagaaaccaatttgaaatgattcgagctttgtgacatggtgcattatcctgctggaagtagccatcagaggatggatacatgttctcattctgtttacgccaaattcggaccatttgaatgtctcaacagaaatcgagactcatcagaccaggcaacatttttccagtcttcaacagtccaattttggtgagctcgtgcaaattgtagcctctttttcctatttgtagtggagattagtggtacccggtggggtcttctgctgttgtagcccatccgcctcaaggttgtgcgtgttgtggcttcacaaatgctttgctgcatacctcggttgtaacgagtggttatttcagtcaacgttgctcttctatcagcttgaatcagtcggcccattctcctctgacctctagcatccacaaggcatttttgcccacaggactgccgcatactggatgtttttcccttttcacaccattctctgtaaaccctagaaatggttgtgcgtgaaaatcccagtaactgagcagattgtgaaatactcagaccggccagtctggcaccaacaaccatgcccgctcaaaattgcttaaatcacctttctttcccattctgacattcagtttggagttcaggaaattgtcttgaccaggaccacatccctaaatgcattgaagcaactgccatgtgattggttgcctagataattgcattaatgagaaatagaacaggtgttcctaataattctttaggtgagtgtatatagcctAACTaattttaccacatattaggtGGCTTATTTTGTTCCTGAATTGTGTGCCTGAATTTTGTTGCAACATTGGTGCATATTAAGCCACATTAGTCATTTTAATTTCTACTCCCAATAGAAAGCACTGCAGAAAATGTTGCAAAGGGGTATCGCTACAGTTGGTGCAAAAGTAGCCATTACACCTGCACACTGATGCCTGAGAGAGCCTAATGATCGTTCTTCTGCATAAAAAGATACCAGTATAATATATGTTATATAGCAGCTGGGTTCCTCGTACAGATTTTGTATTGAAATGTAATTCTCTTTGCACTAAAGGATTGTGCTGAACACT from Bufo bufo chromosome 7, aBufBuf1.1, whole genome shotgun sequence encodes:
- the LOC121007637 gene encoding gamma-crystallin 1-like, with the protein product MGKIIFYEDKNFQGRSYECNCDSADLHSFFSRCNSIRVENGNWMIYEHPNYKGHQYFLKKGEYPDYQQWLGFNDSVRSCRLTPQHRGTFRIRVYEKEDFGGHMMELTEDCPHVQEKFHYNDIYSCSIPEGHWIFYEEPNYRGRQYYLRSGEYRRYSEWGASSPRVGSFRRVLDLY